A region of Salinibacter sp. 10B DNA encodes the following proteins:
- a CDS encoding response regulator, which yields MNDSDSIFPDPNILWNQIRESERTAPDDRPVVLVVEGDPSVRMVLRHALRTVVRTDAAGTVADALRMAETVPYDGVLLDLDLPDGNGMEVVDTLRERTPYWGVPMVAVTAHELPDGRGHFLEAGLDAFVAKPFEKDEIRTLVRHLVVAPDNAVDRGRKLIREKQDRQPAETETAEAAEEKQERREAPVTQSLDVLSER from the coding sequence CCGACCCTAACATTCTCTGGAACCAGATCCGCGAGTCCGAACGCACTGCGCCCGACGATCGGCCCGTCGTTCTCGTGGTTGAGGGAGATCCGAGTGTGCGGATGGTTCTGCGCCATGCTCTGCGCACCGTAGTGCGCACTGATGCTGCCGGTACCGTGGCCGACGCCCTGCGCATGGCCGAGACGGTGCCGTACGATGGGGTGCTCTTGGATCTGGATTTGCCGGACGGGAACGGAATGGAGGTGGTAGACACGCTGCGCGAGCGGACGCCCTACTGGGGGGTGCCGATGGTGGCCGTGACGGCCCACGAGCTGCCTGACGGTCGGGGGCACTTTCTCGAGGCCGGACTCGATGCGTTCGTGGCGAAGCCGTTCGAGAAAGACGAGATTCGTACTCTGGTACGTCATCTTGTGGTCGCGCCCGACAACGCCGTGGACAGGGGGCGGAAGCTGATCCGGGAAAAGCAAGACCGACAGCCGGCAGAGACGGAAACGGCAGAAGCGGCCGAAGAAAAGCAGGAGCGCCGGGAAGCTCCTGTTACACAATCCCTGGACGTTTTGTCGGAGCGGTAG
- a CDS encoding penicillin-binding transpeptidase domain-containing protein yields MKPKDQILTRMYMVLTLLSIVPVIVAAQIGWIVLTEKGELRDRAKEQARSTVKIPAMRGSILDASGRTLATNTARYDLALDPTVEGFASVANRFYEGLASITGRSAAHFRTIVDERYSPQYVALYDGLTERQYEKVKSWEVPGVILTPRFARRYMHGTTAAHVLGHVGGDGQGLSGLELSYNDALAGTPGKRVVTRDRSGRIKAFVGGQVRKPTHGNDLVLTIDLVRQAALEDELRQGVRESKANWGTAVAMDPETGAILAMANVPTYNPNQPGSSQSAARRNRAITDRFEPGSTFKLVGATAAVDQGTVAMDDSVETGEGWAVFHGHTMKDVTAYGTISFAEVISKSSNVGMAKTVRSHVEAGTFYQYARNMGFSTPTWIDLPGEQEGVLKTPDEWSQTTLTSMSIGYEVAVTPLQLVTAYSALANGGRLLKPYVVAERRDVTGKTLWQNEVDSIRRVMKPETARTLRPAFEQAVESGTATEANIEGVEVAGKTGTALQVTDGHYTKEQARASFVGFFPADDPKVTLLVIVGGPETSIYGGAVAAPIFRRVARRWAGTFPSVVDRMTAEPSYGKTRVSSPLDSLLRRPSLPQDSTRTLPNLTGTSTRRALHWLRSHGVDVKLYGQGRVEGQKPKPGAPMPSRVLLESGS; encoded by the coding sequence ATGAAGCCGAAGGATCAAATCCTAACCCGGATGTACATGGTGCTGACGCTGCTCAGCATCGTGCCCGTGATTGTGGCTGCCCAGATTGGGTGGATCGTCCTCACGGAGAAGGGAGAGCTACGCGATCGGGCGAAAGAACAGGCCCGCTCCACAGTGAAGATTCCGGCCATGCGGGGCAGTATTCTGGATGCTTCGGGACGAACGCTGGCGACGAACACGGCTCGCTACGATCTTGCACTCGACCCGACAGTGGAAGGATTTGCGTCGGTAGCCAACCGGTTCTATGAGGGGCTTGCCTCTATCACCGGCCGGTCGGCTGCCCACTTCCGGACCATCGTAGACGAGCGGTACAGTCCGCAGTATGTGGCCTTATATGATGGCCTCACAGAGCGCCAGTACGAAAAGGTGAAGAGCTGGGAGGTGCCGGGGGTAATCCTCACGCCCCGATTTGCTCGGCGCTACATGCATGGCACCACGGCCGCCCATGTGCTCGGGCACGTCGGGGGCGATGGGCAGGGCTTGTCGGGATTGGAGCTGTCGTACAATGACGCCCTGGCGGGCACGCCCGGAAAGCGGGTGGTTACCCGCGATCGGAGCGGTCGCATCAAGGCGTTTGTAGGGGGGCAGGTGCGGAAGCCAACCCACGGGAACGACCTCGTGCTCACCATCGATCTCGTTCGTCAAGCGGCCCTTGAGGACGAATTGCGACAGGGCGTGCGTGAGAGTAAGGCGAATTGGGGGACGGCGGTGGCGATGGACCCGGAGACCGGAGCTATTCTTGCCATGGCCAACGTGCCGACCTACAATCCCAATCAGCCCGGCAGTTCTCAAAGTGCAGCTCGGCGCAATCGCGCCATCACCGATCGGTTCGAACCCGGCTCCACGTTCAAACTCGTGGGCGCCACGGCGGCGGTCGATCAAGGCACGGTGGCAATGGACGACTCCGTGGAGACCGGAGAGGGATGGGCCGTGTTTCACGGGCACACGATGAAGGACGTGACGGCCTACGGCACCATTTCCTTTGCCGAGGTCATCTCGAAGTCGAGCAACGTGGGCATGGCGAAGACGGTGCGCAGTCATGTGGAAGCGGGGACCTTTTATCAGTACGCCCGCAACATGGGGTTCAGTACACCGACGTGGATTGATCTGCCGGGAGAACAGGAAGGGGTACTGAAGACGCCGGATGAGTGGAGTCAGACGACCCTCACCTCGATGAGTATTGGCTACGAGGTGGCCGTGACGCCGCTGCAACTGGTGACGGCGTACAGTGCTCTTGCCAATGGGGGGCGCCTTCTGAAGCCGTACGTGGTGGCCGAGCGGCGGGACGTGACCGGGAAAACATTGTGGCAAAACGAGGTCGATTCCATTCGCCGGGTTATGAAACCGGAGACGGCCCGGACGCTTCGCCCGGCGTTCGAACAGGCGGTGGAGAGCGGCACGGCGACCGAGGCAAATATTGAAGGGGTGGAGGTGGCGGGCAAGACCGGAACTGCGCTTCAGGTGACCGACGGGCACTATACGAAAGAGCAGGCGCGGGCGTCCTTCGTGGGCTTCTTCCCGGCGGACGACCCGAAGGTTACGCTTCTCGTCATTGTGGGTGGGCCGGAGACGAGCATCTACGGAGGGGCCGTGGCGGCGCCCATTTTTCGGCGCGTGGCCCGGCGGTGGGCGGGTACGTTTCCGTCGGTCGTGGACCGCATGACGGCCGAGCCGTCGTACGGAAAGACGCGTGTCTCGTCGCCGCTTGATTCTCTTCTGCGTCGCCCCTCCCTTCCGCAAGATTCGACTCGCACGCTCCCGAACCTCACGGGGACCAGTACCCGACGGGCGCTACATTGGCTCCGCAGCCACGGTGTAGATGTAAAGCTCTACGGCCAGGGACGGGTGGAGGGCCAGAAGCCGAAGCCCGGGGCTCCGATGCCGTCTCGCGTTCTCCTCGAAAGTGGCTCGTAA
- a CDS encoding UDP-N-acetylmuramoyl-L-alanyl-D-glutamate--2,6-diaminopimelate ligase yields the protein MPTNQSHAPRTPASDHGHFSVALGELRRRFQARDLLAKGGWPSEGSDDRVIEHLADDSREVVPGGAFIALRGTEGDGHSFIDSAVEKGARLVVCEDIPEAVRERFSDTLFVPVTDTRVALAEMAAALYDDPADELQMVGVTGTNGKTTVAFLVHHLLEALGTTTGLLSTVEVRTGEGTSKTDLTTPGPLELHRLLRRMVDEGCTACAMEVSSHALDQARVHGLDYAVAIFTNLTVDHLNYHGTLVAYRQAKKKLFDQLSAEATALYNADDEAGDEMIADTAARTISFALDTDADIRPRILESAVDGLRLEMGGREQHFRLAGRFNAYNLAAAYGAARALGYDAEATREALAEAPPVPGRFEPLRFEEGPTVVVDYAHTPDALENILRAVRETMDAATTLWCVFGCGGNRDTTKRRTMGSIAEQGADRVIVTSDNPRTEEPEAILNDIRRGVSRPADMQWIVDREAAIQAAAEQATPNDVVLIAGKGHEAYQIIGNEKRPFDDREIARKYFG from the coding sequence ATGCCGACGAACCAGTCCCATGCTCCCCGGACGCCTGCGTCCGATCACGGCCACTTCTCGGTGGCCCTGGGGGAGCTACGTCGGCGTTTCCAAGCACGGGACCTGCTTGCGAAGGGGGGCTGGCCCTCAGAGGGCTCAGACGATCGTGTGATTGAGCACCTTGCGGACGACAGTCGTGAGGTCGTTCCGGGGGGCGCCTTCATTGCCCTTCGGGGCACGGAGGGGGACGGGCATTCGTTCATTGACAGTGCTGTGGAGAAGGGGGCCCGACTCGTGGTATGTGAGGACATTCCCGAGGCGGTCCGTGAACGGTTTTCCGATACGCTCTTTGTCCCGGTCACGGACACGCGGGTAGCCCTGGCGGAGATGGCGGCGGCCCTTTATGATGACCCGGCGGACGAACTGCAGATGGTGGGAGTGACAGGAACGAATGGAAAGACGACGGTTGCCTTCCTGGTTCACCACCTGCTTGAGGCGCTGGGAACGACAACCGGCCTCCTCAGCACGGTAGAGGTACGGACGGGAGAGGGGACGAGCAAGACAGATCTCACGACGCCCGGACCTCTGGAGCTGCATCGCCTCCTCCGTCGCATGGTAGACGAGGGCTGTACGGCGTGTGCGATGGAGGTGTCGTCGCACGCCCTCGACCAGGCCCGCGTTCACGGCCTCGACTATGCTGTTGCGATTTTTACCAATCTCACGGTCGATCACCTCAACTACCACGGCACTCTCGTTGCGTACCGGCAGGCCAAGAAGAAGCTCTTCGACCAGCTTTCCGCGGAGGCCACGGCTCTGTACAATGCCGACGATGAAGCCGGAGACGAGATGATAGCCGACACGGCGGCCCGAACCATCTCCTTCGCCCTGGACACGGACGCCGATATACGGCCTCGGATTTTGGAGAGTGCGGTCGACGGCCTGCGCCTGGAGATGGGGGGGCGGGAGCAGCACTTTCGACTGGCCGGACGCTTCAATGCCTACAACCTTGCGGCGGCCTACGGGGCGGCCCGTGCGTTGGGGTACGACGCCGAGGCCACGCGGGAGGCGCTTGCCGAGGCACCGCCGGTGCCCGGTCGCTTCGAACCGCTGCGCTTTGAGGAAGGCCCAACGGTCGTTGTGGACTATGCCCACACGCCCGATGCACTGGAAAATATTCTCCGGGCCGTCCGCGAGACGATGGACGCTGCCACAACGCTCTGGTGCGTGTTCGGGTGTGGGGGCAACCGGGACACGACCAAGCGCCGCACAATGGGCAGTATCGCCGAGCAAGGGGCCGATCGCGTCATTGTGACGAGCGACAACCCGCGCACCGAGGAGCCGGAAGCCATTCTCAACGACATCAGACGGGGCGTCAGTCGTCCCGCCGATATGCAGTGGATTGTGGACCGGGAGGCGGCGATTCAGGCGGCGGCCGAGCAGGCCACGCCCAACGACGTGGTGCTGATTGCGGGCAAAGGACACGAGGCCTATCAAATCATTGGGAACGAGAAACGACCGTTCGACGATCGCGAAATAGCTCGAAAATATTTTGGCTGA
- the mraY gene encoding phospho-N-acetylmuramoyl-pentapeptide-transferase — protein MLYYLIDYIEQLYHPPGFQVIRFITVRAALASITALVIALFAGRSIIRWLRQQQLGEQVREGEEAGAVSHVHKAGTPTMGGIIILLSVLGATLLWGAIANTYVWLVMAATAGLGMLGFADDYVKTVKKDKDGLPARIKIFGQVGVGGLVGGVLYFHPDFADYNTLTYVPFLKDQLLDYDLFRFWELGLDLGWLVYIPVVIFIITAVSNAVNLTDGLDGLTTGVTAFVSLGLIALVYVSGNVQLATFLNVMFLPGTGELTVFVASVTAACFGFLWYNGYPATVFMGDTGSLALGGAVGATILMVRKELLLPLLGIVYFAEAVSVILQTGYFKYTRHRTGTGKRIFKMAPLHHHFEALGTHEAKIVTRFWIVTAITVIAALLSLRLR, from the coding sequence ATGCTCTATTACCTCATCGACTACATTGAGCAGCTGTACCACCCGCCGGGGTTCCAGGTGATTCGGTTCATCACCGTGCGGGCGGCGCTGGCGTCCATTACGGCGCTCGTGATCGCGCTGTTTGCGGGACGCAGCATCATTCGCTGGCTGCGACAGCAGCAGCTTGGGGAACAGGTGCGCGAGGGCGAGGAAGCGGGGGCGGTGAGTCACGTGCACAAGGCCGGTACACCCACGATGGGCGGCATCATCATCCTGCTGTCCGTGCTGGGGGCCACGCTGCTGTGGGGCGCCATCGCCAACACCTACGTGTGGCTCGTGATGGCCGCGACGGCGGGACTGGGCATGCTCGGGTTTGCCGACGACTACGTGAAGACCGTTAAGAAGGACAAGGACGGACTGCCGGCAAGGATCAAAATTTTCGGCCAAGTGGGCGTGGGGGGGCTTGTGGGAGGCGTGCTCTACTTTCATCCCGATTTTGCCGACTACAACACCCTCACGTACGTCCCCTTTCTCAAAGATCAATTGCTCGACTACGACCTCTTCCGGTTTTGGGAGTTGGGCCTCGACCTCGGATGGCTCGTGTACATCCCGGTCGTCATCTTCATCATTACCGCCGTCTCGAATGCCGTCAATCTGACTGATGGGCTCGACGGCCTCACGACAGGGGTCACGGCGTTCGTGTCGCTCGGGCTCATCGCGCTCGTGTACGTGTCGGGCAATGTGCAGCTTGCAACCTTTCTCAACGTGATGTTTTTGCCCGGCACCGGCGAGCTCACGGTGTTCGTGGCGTCTGTGACGGCGGCCTGCTTCGGGTTTCTCTGGTACAACGGGTATCCGGCCACCGTTTTTATGGGCGACACCGGCTCCCTGGCGCTGGGAGGAGCTGTGGGGGCGACCATTCTCATGGTGCGCAAGGAGTTGCTGTTGCCGCTGCTCGGCATCGTATACTTTGCGGAGGCGGTGTCCGTCATTTTGCAAACTGGCTATTTCAAGTACACGCGTCATCGTACCGGGACGGGAAAGCGGATCTTCAAGATGGCACCGTTGCACCATCACTTTGAGGCGCTCGGGACCCACGAGGCGAAAATCGTGACGCGCTTTTGGATCGTGACCGCGATTACCGTGATTGCTGCCCTCCTCTCGTTGCGATTGCGTTGA
- the murD gene encoding UDP-N-acetylmuramoyl-L-alanine--D-glutamate ligase has product MTPDNVRTKQVTVVGGARSGRAVAQLLAEAGAEVFLTEQGPPTEGLEATLDAAGVEYEFGGHTTRAIEADFFVLSPGVPTQSNIVQQAQRAGLSIYSEIEVASWFCEAPIVAITGTNGKTTTTSLTGHVFRQALAEASGREAIVAGNIGYPFSDYVMDAGPEDVVVLEVSSFQLDHVDTFHPAVSVILNITPDHLDRYDHDFNAYAQAKFNIFRNQGTGDVVVYNRDDDLVRDYVTWAAEEQRMRPLGFTLTDEPGPGAYLQDDRIFLRIEDGEPLMQRDELALRGRHNLYNSLAAAVSARVMEVERDVIRESLAGFEGVPHRLEEIRTVDGVLYVNDSKATNVNAVWYALESFDRPVVLIAGGRDKGNDYTDLKPLVRKGVRAVVAMGESAEKVYEELGAEAEERGKARSMEEALNLAQGFAESGDAVLLSPACSSFDMYENYEERGDIFRRLVKTLL; this is encoded by the coding sequence ATGACTCCAGACAATGTCCGCACAAAGCAGGTGACCGTCGTCGGCGGGGCGCGCAGCGGGCGAGCTGTGGCGCAGTTGTTGGCGGAGGCCGGGGCGGAGGTCTTCTTGACCGAGCAGGGACCTCCGACCGAAGGATTAGAGGCGACGCTCGATGCCGCCGGGGTGGAGTACGAGTTCGGAGGGCATACGACGCGCGCCATCGAGGCCGACTTCTTTGTTCTGAGCCCGGGAGTGCCTACGCAGTCGAATATTGTACAGCAGGCTCAGCGGGCGGGGCTCAGCATCTACTCAGAGATCGAAGTGGCGTCCTGGTTTTGCGAGGCGCCCATCGTCGCGATCACGGGCACCAACGGGAAGACGACCACGACGAGTCTGACCGGACACGTATTTCGGCAGGCCCTCGCCGAGGCCTCCGGGCGCGAGGCCATCGTGGCGGGCAACATCGGGTATCCGTTTTCGGACTATGTGATGGATGCAGGGCCGGAGGACGTGGTGGTGCTAGAAGTCTCCAGCTTCCAACTCGATCACGTAGATACGTTCCATCCTGCCGTCAGCGTGATCCTCAACATCACCCCCGACCACCTGGACCGCTACGACCACGACTTCAATGCCTACGCGCAGGCCAAATTCAACATTTTTCGCAACCAGGGGACGGGCGACGTGGTGGTGTACAACCGCGACGACGATCTTGTGCGCGATTATGTGACGTGGGCGGCAGAGGAGCAGAGGATGCGGCCATTAGGCTTTACGCTGACCGACGAGCCGGGGCCGGGGGCATACCTACAGGACGATCGCATTTTTCTTCGCATTGAAGATGGGGAGCCGCTCATGCAACGGGACGAGTTGGCCCTCCGGGGGCGTCACAATCTGTACAACTCGCTCGCGGCTGCCGTCTCGGCTCGCGTCATGGAAGTCGAGCGCGACGTCATTCGTGAGAGCCTAGCCGGGTTCGAGGGAGTGCCGCACCGTCTCGAAGAGATCCGAACGGTCGACGGCGTGCTCTACGTCAATGATTCAAAGGCAACCAACGTGAACGCGGTCTGGTACGCCCTGGAAAGTTTTGATCGGCCCGTGGTGTTGATTGCCGGCGGACGGGACAAGGGAAATGACTACACCGATCTGAAACCGTTGGTACGCAAGGGCGTGCGCGCTGTTGTGGCGATGGGCGAAAGTGCCGAGAAGGTGTACGAGGAGTTGGGCGCCGAGGCCGAGGAACGCGGCAAAGCACGATCGATGGAGGAGGCGCTCAATCTCGCACAGGGCTTTGCGGAATCGGGGGACGCCGTGCTGTTGAGCCCAGCCTGCTCGTCCTTCGACATGTACGAAAATTACGAAGAACGGGGCGACATCTTCCGCCGCCTCGTGAAGACGCTGCTATAG